A stretch of Dama dama isolate Ldn47 chromosome 22, ASM3311817v1, whole genome shotgun sequence DNA encodes these proteins:
- the PARPBP gene encoding PCNA-interacting partner isoform X6: protein METLRMAGLNQKSILDMIKEFRRNWHTLCNSERTTVCGADSMLLALQLSMAENNKQHSGEFTVSLSDIILTWKYFLHEKLNLSVENIKVIDHYDDIRKIYDDFLKNSNMLDLIDIYKKCSDLTSNCENYANISPSCLLDFLSGREYAVADETDLSKPASPMSKHNQENEKHCGGSDTLSDKDAAD, encoded by the exons ATGGAGACCCTG AGGATGGCTGGGCTTAATCAGAAGTCTATCTTGGATATGATTAAAGAGTTCAGAAGGAACTGGCACACTCTTTGTAACTCTGAGAGAACTACTGTGTGTGGTGCAGACTCCATGCTCTTGGCATTGCAGCTTTCCATGGCAGAGAACAACAAACAG CATAGTGGAGAATTTACAGTCTCTCTCAGTGATATCATATTGACCTGGAAATACTTTCTCCATGAGAAATTAAACTTATCAGTTGAAAATATAAAAGTGATTGACCATTATGATGACATCAGGAAGATTTATGATGATTTCTTAAAGAATAGTAACATGTTAGATCTGattgatatttataaaaaatgtagTGATTTGACTTCtaattgtgaaaattatgcaaatatatctcct AGTTGCCTATTGGATTTTCTGTCTGGCAGAGAGTATGCAGTAGCTGATGAGACTGATCTTTCTAAACCAGCATCACCAATGAGTAAACACaaccaggaaaatgaaaag
- the PARPBP gene encoding PCNA-interacting partner isoform X7 — protein METLRMAGLNQKSILDMIKEFRRNWHTLCNSERTTVCGADSMLLALQLSMAENNKQHSGEFTVSLSDIILTWKYFLHEKLNLSVENIKVIDHYDDIRKIYDDFLKNSNMLDLIDIYKKCSDLTSNCENYANISPSCLLDFLSGREYAVADETDLSKPASPMSKHNQENEKDYIF, from the exons ATGGAGACCCTG AGGATGGCTGGGCTTAATCAGAAGTCTATCTTGGATATGATTAAAGAGTTCAGAAGGAACTGGCACACTCTTTGTAACTCTGAGAGAACTACTGTGTGTGGTGCAGACTCCATGCTCTTGGCATTGCAGCTTTCCATGGCAGAGAACAACAAACAG CATAGTGGAGAATTTACAGTCTCTCTCAGTGATATCATATTGACCTGGAAATACTTTCTCCATGAGAAATTAAACTTATCAGTTGAAAATATAAAAGTGATTGACCATTATGATGACATCAGGAAGATTTATGATGATTTCTTAAAGAATAGTAACATGTTAGATCTGattgatatttataaaaaatgtagTGATTTGACTTCtaattgtgaaaattatgcaaatatatctcct AGTTGCCTATTGGATTTTCTGTCTGGCAGAGAGTATGCAGTAGCTGATGAGACTGATCTTTCTAAACCAGCATCACCAATGAGTAAACACaaccaggaaaatgaaaag